The genomic stretch TTGATCTGCACACGCTTGGTCAGGTCACCCTCGCCCGCCGCCAGGTCGTCCATCGCGGCGTTGAGCATCTTCAGACGGTTGACCACCCGGTGCCCCAGCACCACCGCCAGCAACAGCAACACGCCGCACCCCACCAGCGCCAGGCCCATGCCGATGCGCCAGCGCAGCGTGGCGGCGGCATCCTGCACGGTGCTGGCGGTGTTGGCCTTCATTTCCGCGGCCGTGGTCTGCGCCGATTGCAGGCGCGCACGCATGGCCGCTGCGCTGTCGGCGGCGGCGCCCTTGAGGCTGTCGCCGACCAACTGGTCGCTGCTGGCGATCAGGGCCGAGAAGCGCTGGTCGAGGGCGGCCAGGTCGGCATCCACCGACGCCGTCGAGACGCCCATCAGCACTTTGCCGATCTCCACGCCGTTGGGGTTGATCGAGGCCTCGAGGTAAAACACCGACGGATCGCGCTTGGCCGCATCCAGCAGCTTGTCCAGCGCCCGCTCGCCCTGGCCTTTCTCCAGCAATGTCTTGTTGATCGGGTTTTCGCGGTTGAGGTAACGGGTCAGGTGCTGGCCGGTGGCGTCGTCGTAGACCACGAACAGCACGTTGGGATTGCGCTGGGCCCGGCGGGCGAACTCGGACAGGGTCGGCACGTCGCTGTCCCACATGGCGCGGGGCGCGACCGAGGCCAGCAATTGGGCCATGTCGTTGGCCGAGTCCTTCAGGTCCTTTTCCAGGGTCGCACGCAGTTGGGCCTGCTCGTCCTTCAGGCGCGAGGACAGGCCGGCGGTGAGTCGCTGGCGGGTATTGGTCGAGAGCGTATCGAGGCTGGAGGTGACTTCGCGCCCGGCCTGCTCCAGTTCGCCGGAGAGTTTCTGGCTGTCGGCGCCCAGGCGTGTGCCGAGGTCGGCTTCCAGCGCCGTGACGGTGCTCCGTGTCAGGGCAACGGCCACCAGCACTTGCACCAAAAGGGCGATACCGAGGGTAACGAACACAGGCCGCAGCAAACGGCTTTGTAACAGTGAGAGAACGGCCGACACTTTGAATCCCTCTACTTTGACGCCATTAAATTGATGGCACTTCTTGTGGGGATATTTGCAGCAAAGGTCATGCCGTCCAACAGGCATAAACGACAAAGGCCCCGATCAAGGGGCCTTTGTGTTTTTACATCAACGACTTATCAAGCAAACGGATGGCGCAGAACGATGGTTTCGTTGCGGTCAGGACCCGTCGAAATAATGTCGATCGGCGCGCCGACCAGCTCTTCGATGCGCTTGATGTAGTTGCGCGCGGCTTGCGGCAGCTCTTCCAGGGTCTTGGCGCCCAGGGTCGACTCGCTCCAGCCCGGCATCTGCTCGTACACCGGCTCCAGGCCGATGTAGCTGTCGGCGTCGGTCGGCGCGTCGATCACTGCACCGTCCTGGTTCTTGTAGCCGACGCAGATGTTGATGGTTTCCAGGCCGTCCAGCACGTCCAGCTTGGTCAGGCACAGGCCCGAGATGCTGTTGACGTCGATGGCGCGACGCAGGATCACGGCATCGAACCAGCCGCAGCGGCGGGCACGGCCGGTGGTGGCGCCGAACTCATGGCCGCGCTTGGCCAGGAACGCACCGACGTCGTCGAACAGTTCGGTCGGGAACGGGCCCGAACCGACGCGGGTGGTGTACGCCTTGGTGATGCCCAGGATGTAGTCCAGGAACATCGGGCCGACGCCGGATCCGGTGGCGATGCCGCCGGCGGTGGTGTTGGAGCTGGTCACGTACGGGTAGGTGCCGTGGTCGATGTCCAGCAGCGAGCCCTGGGCGCCTTCGAACATGATGTCCTTGCCGTCGCGGCGCAGGCTGTGCAGCTCGGCGGTGACGTCGAGCATCATCGGCTTGAGCAGCTCGGCGTACTCCATGCACTCGTCCAGGGTCTTCTGGAAGTCGATGGCCGGCTCTTTGTAGTAATTGACCAGCACGAAGTTGTGGTAGTCCAGCAGCTCGCCCAGCTTGGCGGCGAAACGCTCGCGGTGGAACAGGTCACCGATGCGCAGACCGCGGCGCGCGACCTTGTCTTCGTAGGCCGGGCCGATGCCGCGGCCGGTGGTGCCGATCTTCAGCTCGCCGCGGGCCTTTTCACGGGCCTGGTCCAGCGCCACGTGGTAGGACAGGATCAGCGGGCAGGAAGGGCTGATGCGCAGGCGCTCGCGCACCGGCACGCCTTTCTCTTCCAGCTTGTTGATTTCCCGCAGCAGGGCGTCCGGTGCAACCACCACGCCGTTGCCGATCAGGCACTGCACGCCTTCGCGCAGCACGCCCGACGGAATCAGGTGCAAAACGGTTTTCTCGCCGTCGATCACCAGGGTGTGACCAGCGTTGTGGCCACCTTGGTAGCGCACTACGGCGGCAGCATGTTCGGTCAGCAGATCAACGATCTTGCCTTTGCCCTCATCACCCCACTGGGTGCCCAGGACTACGACATTCTTACCCATAACACTTGTCCTCATTCGCGCAAACTTGGTGCCGGCACCTGCCGGCAGGAAAACTCAAGAAGCCAGTGGCGATACTTGCCAAAGCCCGTTCTGCTGGATCAATTGACGGTCGCAGTCCGCTTCACGGGCGGCGGCCAAAGGTTGCCCAGGCAAGGCCTGGACGACACGCTGACCCTCACTGCGCAACTGGCAGACCTGCTGCCAGAGTGCCGCATCCGTACTGTCAGGCATCCAGATACCGCCGGACGGTAGCTCGATCTCAGCACGCCCCAGGGTCACCAGGGTTTTCAAATCGGTGGAGAAGCCGGTGGCCGGACGGGCGCGG from Pseudomonas ekonensis encodes the following:
- a CDS encoding methyl-accepting chemotaxis protein, whose product is MSAVLSLLQSRLLRPVFVTLGIALLVQVLVAVALTRSTVTALEADLGTRLGADSQKLSGELEQAGREVTSSLDTLSTNTRQRLTAGLSSRLKDEQAQLRATLEKDLKDSANDMAQLLASVAPRAMWDSDVPTLSEFARRAQRNPNVLFVVYDDATGQHLTRYLNRENPINKTLLEKGQGERALDKLLDAAKRDPSVFYLEASINPNGVEIGKVLMGVSTASVDADLAALDQRFSALIASSDQLVGDSLKGAAADSAAAMRARLQSAQTTAAEMKANTASTVQDAAATLRWRIGMGLALVGCGVLLLLAVVLGHRVVNRLKMLNAAMDDLAAGEGDLTKRVQINSKDEIGDMASAVNRFVDKLQPIVREAGDVAQRTGVEIGAMTLRNAGADAAAGMQRDEVAESLRALSQMADEAQSESQAMQAALQQVVDIRQATDENTRTSAKVGGLIEALAGQVDTGAKVIERLAQQSEQIEVVLTVIHGIAEQTNLLALNAAIEAARAGETGRGFAVVADEVRALASKTQSSTGDIQAHIVALQQGAREAVDAIGQAGRQASEGLLVLRDSARLQQSVQASVEQVHAAIGLATQAAAHQAQGAQAVRGRVETIHAQAEKAAQAVQETTASGKVLDGLAAQLKASLGQFRA
- a CDS encoding adenylosuccinate synthase, encoding MGKNVVVLGTQWGDEGKGKIVDLLTEHAAAVVRYQGGHNAGHTLVIDGEKTVLHLIPSGVLREGVQCLIGNGVVVAPDALLREINKLEEKGVPVRERLRISPSCPLILSYHVALDQAREKARGELKIGTTGRGIGPAYEDKVARRGLRIGDLFHRERFAAKLGELLDYHNFVLVNYYKEPAIDFQKTLDECMEYAELLKPMMLDVTAELHSLRRDGKDIMFEGAQGSLLDIDHGTYPYVTSSNTTAGGIATGSGVGPMFLDYILGITKAYTTRVGSGPFPTELFDDVGAFLAKRGHEFGATTGRARRCGWFDAVILRRAIDVNSISGLCLTKLDVLDGLETINICVGYKNQDGAVIDAPTDADSYIGLEPVYEQMPGWSESTLGAKTLEELPQAARNYIKRIEELVGAPIDIISTGPDRNETIVLRHPFA